A region of the Campylobacter subantarcticus LMG 24377 genome:
ACTAACTAATGATGATGGATATGAAAGCAAGGGACTAATAAAACTTGCTAAAATGCTAAAAAAACATTTTAAGGCTGAAATCACCATAATAGCTCCAGCAAATGAAAAATCCGCTTGTTCACATTCTATAAGCTTAACCAAACCCTTAAAATTTCAAAAAATAAAAAAAAATTTTTACAAACTTGATGATGGCACACCCGCTGATTGTGTTTACCTTGCTTTACATGCTTTATATAAAAAACGCTTGCCTGATCTTGTCATTAGTGGGATCAATAAAGGTGCCAATGTGGGTGAAGATATAACCTACTCAGGTACTTGTGCAGGAGCAATGGAAGCTGTACTTCATAGAATTCCTGCCATCGCTTTGTCTCAATTTTATCAGGACAATCAAAAAGAACTTGATTTCAAATTAGCATTAAAACTTACTAAAAAAATTGTTAAAAACATCTTCGATCATGGTTTTCCTTTGGATAAAAAAGAATTTCTAAATATCAATTTTCCTTCTAGTAAAGTAGCTTTTCAAGGCATAAAAGTATGCAAAGCAGGAAAAAGAATTTATAGCTATGAAGCACATTCTAACACTAATCCAAGAGGAGTGGAGTACTACTGGCTAGCTGCTGCTAATCTTGATCATGAAAATGAAAAAAATTCAGATATAACACTTTTAAAACAAGGTTATGCTACAATCACGCCTATAATGCTTGATCTCACAGCTTATAAGCAAATAAAAAATCTCAAAAAATGGATAAAGAATGGATAGATACACGCGTATAAAATGGCTTATTAATGAAGAAAATTTTGCTCGAATTCAAAGCACTAAGGTTTTAGTTTGTGGCTTAGGTGGAGTTGGTGGAATTTGCACAGATGCACTTTTTAGAAGCGGTTTTGGTGATTTAACTTTAATCGATGCAGATAGATTTGAAACAACTAATCAAAACCGCCAACTTCATAGCGAAAATATAGGCGAAGAAAAAGCTAAGATTTTTGAACGTATTTACAACGCCAAAAGTATAGTGAGTAAAATCGATAATGAATTTTTGCAAAGTTTTAATCTAAGCGAGTTTGATCTTATCATCGATGCAATCGATGATATACCCGCTAAAGTTGCCTTAGCCAATTTGGTTGATTTAAAAAAGCAAATTTTTATCTCATCAACTGGTGGAGCTAGAAAACTTGATCCAACACGCATTAAAACCACAAGTATCTTTAAAACACACGGTGACGCTCTAGCTAAAAAATTCCGCTATGAGCTTAGAAAATCAGGCTTTAAAGGGGATTTTGATGTGGTATTCTCAGATGAAGAAGCTCATTGTAAAGAACTTGGTTCATTTATGGGTGTGACAGCCTCTTTTGGACTTGCTTTAGCTTCTTTAGCCTTAAGAAAAGTACTCAATAAAAAAGCTTGATTACAAGATTTCAATTTTTGAATCAAGCTTGAGTTATAGGTAAATAAAATTAAGTTTTATAATGAAAAAAATATTTTTGCTTTTTAGTCTTTTTTGCTCTTTTATTTTGGCAAATGAAAATTTAAAAGATCTTTTTAAAGATTATAATGAAAGTGGAGTTTTTATAGCTTATGATGGTAAGAATTACTATAGCAATGATTTTAAAAAAGCAAACAAACGCATTTTACCTGCCTCTACTTTTAAAATTTTTAACACCCTAATTGCGCTAAATGAAGGCGTTGTAAAAGATACTAATACAATTTTTTATCATTATAAAGGAGAGGAAGTTTTTCTACCTTCTTGGAAAAATGATGCAAATTTAGCTTTGGCCATGCAAAGATCTCAAGTTCCTGCTTATAAAGAACTAGCTAGAAAAATAGGCTTAGAAAAAATGCAAAAAAACTTAAACAAACTCAATTACGGCAACCAAAAAATAAGCAAAATCGATGAATTCTGGCTTGATAATTCTTTACAAATTAGCCCTAAAGAACAAGCTATTTTACTTTTTAAACTTGCCAATTTAACACTAGATTACCCTAAACATATACAAAAAGAAGTGATTAATATCATCAAGCTAAAAGAAAATGATCATTATGAACTTTTTACAAAAACAGGTTGGGGTCTTAGACAATATGGACAAATCGTAGGTTTTACAAAAAGTAACAAAATTTACGCTTTTGCTTTATATATAGATATAAGTGATTTTAACAAACTTTATCTAAGAGAAAAACTAGCAAAAAAATATATAAATATTATCCTAAATATTAAAAATTGAACCGTGTTTTTCATAATTTGTTATTTTAACAGCCATATTATTTTCATCTACAAAAACAACCTTAGGTTTAAATGTTTTTGCCTCTTCTTCATTAAAATCAGCATAAGCCATAATAATAATTTTATCTCCTGTTGCAACAAGACGCGCTGCGGCACCATTTAAACAAATGACTCCCTCTTCTTGTGTAGCAATGGTATAAGTTTCAAATCTAGCACCATTATTAATATTCACCACTTGTACTTTTTCATATTCTAAAATTCCACTAGCTTGCAATAACTTTTCGTCTATACTTATACTTCCTATGTAATCAAGCTTAGCCTCTGTAACACTTGCGCGATGTATTTTTGATTTAAGTAAAGTAACTTTCATTTTATTCCTTGTAATAAAAAATTATCAATTAATCTTGTTTTTCCAACAAAAATAGCTGCCGCACCTAATACATTATCACCTATTGTATTAACACTTTCCATTGTATCAAAATCAACTAATTCTATATAATCAATTTCAATTAATTTTTCTTGCTTTAAAATATTAGTCATAGCATAAATAATCTTAAAGCTACTTTTTTCACCCTCTTGAATCATTTTCTCAGCACAAAAAATACTTTTTGATAAAGCCAAAGAAGCCTTTCTTTCGTCTTGGTTAAGATATATATTTCTAGAACTTTTAGCCAAACCATCATCTTCTCTTACAATAGGACAAATTTGAACTTTTATATCAAAATTTAAATCTTCAATCATATGCTTTACAACTACGCATTGCTGCGCATCTTTTTGTCCAAGATATACCACATCAGGAGTTAAGATATTAAAAAATTTAGCCAAAACCGTACAAACACCTCTAAAATGGCCTGGCCTTTTAATACCACAAAGTGTATTGCTAAGAGAATTCATATCCACATAAGTACTAAAATAATGCGAATACATTTGACTTGTATCAGGAATAAAAACCATATCAACATTATTTTCTTTACACAATTGAATATCACGCTCTAAATCTCGTGGATATTGAGAATAATCTTCTTTAGGGCCAAATTGCATAGGATTTACAAATATACTTACTATGATTTTATCATGTGATTGAGCATTTTTGATTAAACTCAAGTGCCCATCATGCAAAAAACCCATCGTTGGCACATAAGCTATACTTTGATTATGTGATTTCCAGTTTTTAACAATTTCTCTTGCAGTTTTAATAGTATCAACAATTTCCATACTTACCCTTAATATAATTTATCCAACAATTCTTCATCTAAAAAATCAAAACTATATTCTTGAGAAGGAAAAATACCATTTTTAACTTCATGAATATATCTTTCAACCGCAACTTTTGGATTAAAATCATCAAAATGCTTAACAAATTTAGCTTTAAAATCTTGATTTAACCCTAAAAGATCATGATATACCAAAACCTGCCCATCACAGTATTTTCCTGAACCTATACCAATTGTAGGAATGGATAAAATAGAACTTATTTTTTGTGCCAATTTTAAAGGTATACACTCTAAAACCAACATACTTGCACCAGCATCTTGTATAATTTTTGCATCATCTATAATCTTTTGAGCTGAATGCAAATCTCTTCCTTGCACCTTATATCCACCTAAAGTGTTAATAGATTGCGGTGTCAAACCTAAATGTGCAACTACTGGTATTCCTGCTTGAGAAATTAATTTAATTTTACTAAAAACCTCTTTACCTCCTTCAAGCTTTACCCCATTTGCATGACTTTCTTTGATAAATCTTGATGCGTTTGAAATAGCATCATAATCTGAACTTTGATAAGACATAAAAGGCATATCCGCTAAAATAAAAGCCTTTTTAGCTCCACGAGAAACAGCTTTAGTAAAGATTAACATCTCATCCATAGTAACACTTAAAGTATCCTGCATACCCAACACTACCATAGCCAAAGAATCTCCAACTAAAATAATATCTATATCACATACATCTAAAATTTTTGCACTATGGTAATCATAAGCACTTACCATAGTTATTTTTTCATTTTTGGCTTTTTTTTCTGAAAAACCAAGCATACTTTTTCTCATTTTTCACCTTAAATATTTACCTTATAAAATAAATGTAAAATTAACATATAATTTTACACAAAAGACAAATAGAATGATAATTTAACATGTTTTGAAATTCTTTTTCATAGTTTTTTAAAAAAGCTTTACTTATAAAAAAATTCTTTTCTAATGCATTTACACCACTTAGTTTTAAATGTCTAAAAAGCTCTAAAGTATGATCAAATTTTAACTCTTTTAATTCTTCTTTTACTTTTATAATCTTAAAATTTTTAGAGAGCTTTTGTGCAATTTGTTCTAAACTTAAATACTCTAGCGATAAATTGGTGCTTTGCTTTATTTGAGTGAAATTTTTTTCTCCAAAAGTAGAAAAAAGCAAAATCCCATTTTGATTTAACATACTTGCAAGGTTTTCTAAAAGCTCATCTATCTTTAACCATTGCACACAGGCATTGGAAGCTATAAGATCAAATTTTTTCGCATAAAAATGATGATTTTTAAGTTCATTCATATCAAAAACACCAAATTCATCAAATTTACAAGGATTTTCAAAAGGATATATATCGTTTAAAAAATAATGCTTAAATTTAATACACTCTTGTAAAGTCTTACTAAAATCCCCTACCCCACAGCCAAACTCAAACACCGCTTCAAAATCGCTCAAATCATTCTCAACAAGCATTTTACAAAGCTC
Encoded here:
- a CDS encoding biotin synthesis protein BioC translates to MQTFIRAKDTYSANTPVQKDMAKELCKMLVENDLSDFEAVFEFGCGVGDFSKTLQECIKFKHYFLNDIYPFENPCKFDEFGVFDMNELKNHHFYAKKFDLIASNACVQWLKIDELLENLASMLNQNGILLFSTFGEKNFTQIKQSTNLSLEYLSLEQIAQKLSKNFKIIKVKEELKELKFDHTLELFRHLKLSGVNALEKNFFISKAFLKNYEKEFQNMLNYHSICLLCKIIC
- a CDS encoding dinucleotide-utilizing enzyme, molybdopterin/thiamine biosynthesis family 1, with protein sequence MDRYTRIKWLINEENFARIQSTKVLVCGLGGVGGICTDALFRSGFGDLTLIDADRFETTNQNRQLHSENIGEEKAKIFERIYNAKSIVSKIDNEFLQSFNLSEFDLIIDAIDDIPAKVALANLVDLKKQIFISSTGGARKLDPTRIKTTSIFKTHGDALAKKFRYELRKSGFKGDFDVVFSDEEAHCKELGSFMGVTASFGLALASLALRKVLNKKA
- the panC gene encoding pantoate--beta-alanine ligase, with the protein product MEIVDTIKTAREIVKNWKSHNQSIAYVPTMGFLHDGHLSLIKNAQSHDKIIVSIFVNPMQFGPKEDYSQYPRDLERDIQLCKENNVDMVFIPDTSQMYSHYFSTYVDMNSLSNTLCGIKRPGHFRGVCTVLAKFFNILTPDVVYLGQKDAQQCVVVKHMIEDLNFDIKVQICPIVREDDGLAKSSRNIYLNQDERKASLALSKSIFCAEKMIQEGEKSSFKIIYAMTNILKQEKLIEIDYIELVDFDTMESVNTIGDNVLGAAAIFVGKTRLIDNFLLQGIK
- the surE gene encoding 5'/3'-nucleotidase SurE, which codes for MKKILLTNDDGYESKGLIKLAKMLKKHFKAEITIIAPANEKSACSHSISLTKPLKFQKIKKNFYKLDDGTPADCVYLALHALYKKRLPDLVISGINKGANVGEDITYSGTCAGAMEAVLHRIPAIALSQFYQDNQKELDFKLALKLTKKIVKNIFDHGFPLDKKEFLNINFPSSKVAFQGIKVCKAGKRIYSYEAHSNTNPRGVEYYWLAAANLDHENEKNSDITLLKQGYATITPIMLDLTAYKQIKNLKKWIKNG
- the blaOXA gene encoding OXA-493 family class D beta-lactamase; translated protein: MKKIFLLFSLFCSFILANENLKDLFKDYNESGVFIAYDGKNYYSNDFKKANKRILPASTFKIFNTLIALNEGVVKDTNTIFYHYKGEEVFLPSWKNDANLALAMQRSQVPAYKELARKIGLEKMQKNLNKLNYGNQKISKIDEFWLDNSLQISPKEQAILLFKLANLTLDYPKHIQKEVINIIKLKENDHYELFTKTGWGLRQYGQIVGFTKSNKIYAFALYIDISDFNKLYLREKLAKKYINIILNIKN
- the panB gene encoding 3-methyl-2-oxobutanoate hydroxymethyltransferase is translated as MRKSMLGFSEKKAKNEKITMVSAYDYHSAKILDVCDIDIILVGDSLAMVVLGMQDTLSVTMDEMLIFTKAVSRGAKKAFILADMPFMSYQSSDYDAISNASRFIKESHANGVKLEGGKEVFSKIKLISQAGIPVVAHLGLTPQSINTLGGYKVQGRDLHSAQKIIDDAKIIQDAGASMLVLECIPLKLAQKISSILSIPTIGIGSGKYCDGQVLVYHDLLGLNQDFKAKFVKHFDDFNPKVAVERYIHEVKNGIFPSQEYSFDFLDEELLDKLY
- the panD gene encoding aspartate 1-decarboxylase; translated protein: MKVTLLKSKIHRASVTEAKLDYIGSISIDEKLLQASGILEYEKVQVVNINNGARFETYTIATQEEGVICLNGAAARLVATGDKIIIMAYADFNEEEAKTFKPKVVFVDENNMAVKITNYEKHGSIFNI